The window GGCACGAGCGCCGACGGCGGACGCGGCTGCTCGGAGACGTGCTGGTAGGCCACGGCCACGGGGGCGTCGCCGGTGAACGGCGGGCGGCCGGTGAGGATCTCGTACAGCAGGCAGCCGGTGGAGTACAGGTCGCTGCGGGCGTCGACCTGCTCCCCGCGGGCCTGTTCCGGCGACAGGTACTGCGCGGTGCCCATGACGGCCGAGGTCTGGGTCAGCGTCGCGGAGGAGTCGCTCACGGCGCGGGCGATGCCGAAGTCCATGACCTTGACCTCGCCCGCGGGCGTGATCATCACGTTGGCGGGTTTGATGTCGCGGTGGACGATGCCCATCCGGTGGGAGTACTCCAGCGCGGCCAGGACACCCTCGGTGTAGGCGAGGGCGTCCGTGATCGCCAGGGGGTGGTCGGTGCGCAGCATGTCGCGCAGCGTCCGGCCCTCGACGTACTCCATGACGATCCAGGGCAGCTCGACCCGGCCGCCGCCGTGCTCGGTGAGGTGCTCGGCGCCGGTGTCGTAGACGGCGACGATCGAGGGGTGGTTCAGCCCGGCCGCGGCCTGGGCCTCCCGGCGGAACCGGGCCTGGAAGGAGGGGTCGCGCGCGAGGTCCGAACGCAGCAGCTTCACCGCGACGGTCCGCCCGAGGCGGGTGTCGTGCGCCACGTGCACCTCGGCCATGCCGCCGCGACCGAGCAGGTTCCCGACCTCGTAGCGGCCGCCGAGCACGCGCGGCGCCGGCACCCCGTGGCCAGTCGTCGTGTCCGTCACTGCTCTCCCCGTCCCCTGCGTCCTGTCGTCCTGCGGTCGGCCCGCTCGTCCGTCCGGCGATCAGCCATCCAGCGCCGCCTCCATCACCGTCTTGGCCACCGGGGCCGACAGCCGACCGCCGTAGGCGCTCTCGGTCGACCCGCCGTCCTCGATGACCACGGCCACCGCGACCTTCTTGTCGCCCCTCTCGGCGAAGGAGGTGAACCACGCGTAGGGCGGCAGCCCGACCCCGTGCTGAGCCGTGCCGGTCTTGCCGCCCACGGTCGCGCCGTCGATCTGCGCCCGCGTCCCGGTGCCGCTGCTGACGACGAGCTCCATCATCTGCTGCAGCGTCCTGGCGGTCCCGGTGCTGACGGCCCGGCCCAGCTCCTGCGGCGACGGCTGCTCGATGACGCTGCCGGACCCGCCCGCCTCGGAGACCCTCGCGACGAGGTTCGGCTTCATGACGACCCCGTCGTTGGCGACGGCCGCCGAGATCATCGCCACCTGCAGCGGCGTCGCGACGTCGCTGCCCTGGCCGATCGCGGAGTAGGCCAGCAGCGGGCCGGCGACCGCGTCCCCGGTCGGGTAGCGGCTCGTCGCCACCGACGTCGGGATGGACAGCGACTGCCCGAACCCGAACTTCGCCGCCTGCTCCTGCAGCGCGTCGGCGCCCAGGGTCAGGCCCAGGTCGCCGAAGGCGGTGTTGCACGAGATCCGCAGCGCGTCGGCGAGGGACACCTGGTCGTTCGGCCCGCAGGCGGTGCCCTCGTCGTTCTTCAGCGTGTTGCTCGTCTGCGGCAGGTCCAGCTCCTGCGGGCCCTTCAGCGCCGTGTCGGCGGTGTAGTCACCGCTCTCCAGCGCCGCGGCGGCCGTGACGATCTTGAAGGTCGATCCCGGCGGGTAGAGCGCGGACGTCGCCCGGTTGACGAGCGGGTCGTCCTCGTCGCCGGTGAGCCGGTCCCACGCCTGCTCCTGCACCGCCCCGTCGTGGCTGGCGAGGGTGTTCGGGTCGTAGCTGGGGCTGGAGACCATCGCGAGCACGTCCCCCGTCTCGGGGTCCAGCGCGACGACGGCGCCCTTGCGCCCGTCGAGGGCGTCCCACGCGGCCTGCTGCACCCTGGGCTGCAGGGTCAGCGTCACGTCGGCGCCCTGGGGCTTCTCCCCCGTCAGCAGGCTGGACAGGTTCCGGTAGAACAGCTCGTCGGCGGACCCGGACAGCACGTCGTTCTCGGCCCGCTCGATGCCCGCCGTGCCGTACCGCAGGGAGTAGTACCCCGTGACGGGCGCGTACAGCGGACCCGCCGGGTAGGTGCGCTGGAACTCGTACGGGTCCTGGACGCCCTCGCTCGTCGCGACCGCCGCCCCGCCCTGCACGAGGATCGCCCCGCGCTCGCGGCCGAACTCGGCGTACAGCTGCCGGGAGTTGCCCGGCATCGCGTTGAGCCGGCCGGCGGAGATGAACTGGATCCACGTCGTGGAGGCGAAGAGCGCGAA of the Kineococcus mangrovi genome contains:
- a CDS encoding peptidoglycan D,D-transpeptidase FtsI family protein, translated to MNRPLRRLSLVVAFLFFALFASTTWIQFISAGRLNAMPGNSRQLYAEFGRERGAILVQGGAAVATSEGVQDPYEFQRTYPAGPLYAPVTGYYSLRYGTAGIERAENDVLSGSADELFYRNLSSLLTGEKPQGADVTLTLQPRVQQAAWDALDGRKGAVVALDPETGDVLAMVSSPSYDPNTLASHDGAVQEQAWDRLTGDEDDPLVNRATSALYPPGSTFKIVTAAAALESGDYTADTALKGPQELDLPQTSNTLKNDEGTACGPNDQVSLADALRISCNTAFGDLGLTLGADALQEQAAKFGFGQSLSIPTSVATSRYPTGDAVAGPLLAYSAIGQGSDVATPLQVAMISAAVANDGVVMKPNLVARVSEAGGSGSVIEQPSPQELGRAVSTGTARTLQQMMELVVSSGTGTRAQIDGATVGGKTGTAQHGVGLPPYAWFTSFAERGDKKVAVAVVIEDGGSTESAYGGRLSAPVAKTVMEAALDG